Sequence from the Methanobrevibacter arboriphilus genome:
TATTTTAATACTTTTTTACCATTTTCTGTTATATGATATAGTCTTCCTTTAGTTGCTTCTTCATTAATGCATTTTATTAGATTTTTTTCTTTTAATCCAGATAAATAGATACTAATATGGCTTGTTATTGCTCCAACATCTCTAGCTATTTCAGAAGGAATTTTTAATTTTTCATCTTTAAGTGATATTAATATCTTTTGTCTATATTTTGAAGGTTTAACATATACTAAAAATTCTATTATTTCATCACTGTATTCTTTCATAATATTATCTCCATCTGTTTATAATTAATCAAATTTTTTGTTTAAGATCAAATTAGATGTAAATTAAATTATATACAAAATCAGATATAATATCAACACAAATTAAAAATTATAAAGTTTATTAAAATAACATAATTTTATTTAAAATAGTTTAATATAGAGTTATATTGATTTTTATATATTTTTCATTTAGTTTATATGCCATCCAAAGTTATCTAAACAAATGAAATAATATTTATTTTTAAAATTTTTTAAATGTTCATATAATTTTTTATAAAAATTTAGTATTCAAAATAATTTAAATAATAGTATTAGTGATTATTAGCATTATTAGCATTATTAGCATTATTAGCATTATTAGCATTATTAGCATTATTAGCATTATTAATATTACTAATTATACTTAGTATTATTATCAACTTGTTAAAAATTATTAGAGTTCTTTAACTGTAATTTTATTTTAATTTTAAGTTATAAAGAGTAGTTTTTTTCTTTCATTAAAGTTTTGAACCATCCAGATATTTTCAAGTCTTTAATTTCTTCAATATCAACCCATTTAAAATCAACATGTTCATTACTTATTTTTATTTCTGGAATTTCAGAAGTAATATTAACATTCATAACAACAGCTATAGTCTTTTTATGAGGAAAATCTTCTTGAACTGCTCCTATTAAATCGCTTAACTCAATAGATAAGTTTGTTTCTTCACTAAATTCACGGATGAGTGCTTTGTCAAAGTCTTCTCCTGGTTCAACTTTCCCTCCAGGAAGTTCCCACCGACTAGGATTTGTTTTAGA
This genomic interval carries:
- a CDS encoding transcriptional regulator gives rise to the protein MKEYSDEIIEFLVYVKPSKYRQKILISLKDEKLKIPSEIARDVGAITSHISIYLSGLKEKNLIKCINEEATKGRLYHITENGKKVLKYI
- a CDS encoding NUDIX hydrolase: MKKPYGLVMRGLLKKDEKILLLKRHPKSKTNPSRWELPGGKVEPGEDFDKALIREFSEETNLSIELSDLIGAVQEDFPHKKTIAVVMNVNITSEIPEIKISNEHVDFKWVDIEEIKDLKISGWFKTLMKEKNYSL